Genomic segment of Streptomyces longhuiensis:
CGTAGCTGGTGGTTGTAGGGACAACAACCTAGCCCCTGCGAGCATGGGCTCGTGATCGACTCCGGCCTGCCCGTACCGTCAACTCCCGGGCACAGGACAGGTCTTGGTCGTCGTACGGGCCGTGACCGAGCGGGCGCGCAGGTCGACCCGGAACGCGTAGCAGCCCTCGTACCAGGGCATGCTGCGCAACCCGTTCACGCGGGCGGTCAGGGTCATCCGGGACCCGTCCGCCGAGCGGTCCGTGTGCGTCAGGTTCGCCAGGACCTGCCCCGACGTGACCGCGTCCTCCTGCCGGAGCGCGAACACCCGCCGTGTCTCGGCGTCGGTGAGCCTGCCGTCCCCCGCCACCGCGCCTGCGAGCGCCCGCCGGATCCTTCCGGCCACCTCGTCGAGCTGGTCCCGTCGGGCCGCCTCCGACTGCGCGTCCCGCTCTCGCTGAATCCGGTGACAGCCGTCGGGCTTCAGCGACTTGAAGGTGGCGGTGCGCGGGGCCCGCACGCGGAACTCGTAGCAGTCCCAGCCCCGCGGCCCGCTCCCGCCGTCCAGCCAGACGAGCGCCACGGTGACCTGCGCCGCCCCGCTGCCCTCGTACGCGCGGTCTTGGAGCCGCACCCCGGGGGTCGACGTCAGGATCGTCCAGCGCGCGGAGTCGCCGGCGGTCCCCTTCGACGCCGTCGCGCGGAGCTCGGCGGTCAGGTCGCGGGCGACGTCGGCGGGTTCGCGGACGGGGCGCGAGGGCAGCCGTTCGCACCGCTCGTCCGGGACTTCGTGCTCGCGGACCGGGGGCGGTGCGGCGGCCGGGGTGACGGTGAACTCGTAGCAGCCGTGGGCGGTCACGGTCCCCATCCATACGCCCGTGCTGCCGGTGAGGAGCGCGGTGACGGTGACGTGCCCGCCCTCGCGCTTCTCGGCCCAGCCGTCGTCCGGGCTCTTGCGGAACACGCGGTCCAGCTCCGTCTCGAACAGTGTGCCTCCGGCGGCCGCCGCCGACAGCTGGGTCCGCGTCGAGGCGGCGGCCCGCGTGACGTCGTCCTCGGCCCTGGCCCGGGTACGCCCCGGGGCGGTTTCGAGCCGCCACCAGCCGTACGCGACCAGGGCCAGGGCCAGGACGAGCAACGTCACACAGCCGTTGAGCAGGCATCCACCGCGCTGTCTCTCCACACCGTCAGGCTGAGGCGCCGCCGGCTCCTGCGGACCCCTCGTGTCCCAGACGTGATCGAACCGAGCGCGGAGCCGGACCTTCCGGTGTTCGCCCCCGGCTCAGCCCGCCGCCGAGAACGTGAAGGCGAACGTGGCCGGGGCCACCTCGTGCACGTACTGCGGGAGCGGGCCCGGGCCGCAGGACTGGGAGCCGATGCCGTGCTGGGCGTGGTCCAGGTTCACCCACACCATGTCACCGGGCACCAGGTCCGTGCGGTGCCCGGCAGCGTCGAGGTGTTCGCTCGTCCAGCGGCGGGCCGTGAACCAGAACTCCGGCTCGCCGTCGATCCGCAGGCCGCCGATCTCCGCCCGTCGGACATCCGCGCGCGCACCGTTCTCCTGCGGGCGCACGTACGGGGTCTGGAGCTCGTCGACGGACGCCTCCCACAGGCCGAGCCGCGACGCGGCACGCGTGTCCGGGTAGGCCTCGCCGGGGCCGCCGCCGAACCAGCGCGCCTGCGTCGCGGACGACGGCAGGCCGAGGCGGACTCCCAGGCGGGGGAGCGGCACCGTCCAGTCGCCCTCGGGGGTCACCGAGACCGTCAGGGTCAGACGGCCCGCCTCGTCGGCCGTCCAGCGGTACTCCGTGCCGAGCGCGAACTGCCCGGCCGCGGGGGCCACCCGGGTTTGTACCGTCAACGCGCCTGATTCCAGGGTGACTTGGTCGAGTCGGTGCCGCATGCGGTGCAGCCCGGCCGCGCGCCACAGGAGGCTGAACCGCCGGTCCGCCTGCCAGTCGGCGCCGTTGTCGTTGTCCGTCGGCGCCCGCCACACGTCCAGGCGCACCCCGGTGACCGGCACCCGTCCGACGCTCCGCAGTTCGCCCGTACGCGCGTCGAAGACGGCCGGGCCGAGCGTGATGACCTCCGCGTCCCGCACCGGCGACACCCCGCCCGCGGGAACCACCGACTGCCGGCCCGAGACGGGGAGTTGGCCCCATGCGACCACATGGCCCCGGTCCGCCCACGCGGTGTCGTCGGCGAGCGCGGCCCGTACCGTCCACTGCGTCTCCGCGCCCCGCGCCGCGTCCGGCGGGGCGGGCAGCTTGACGTCCGCGCTCTCGCCGGGCGCGAGCGCGGGCACGGGAAGCGGGCCCGACTCCACCGGCGCGCCGTTCACCTCGTAGGACCATGTGAAGGTGAGCGCGGCGAGGTCCGCGAAGTCGTGGCGGTTCGTGACGCGGACCGTGCCGGCCGTGCCGTCGCCCTCGATCAGGACCGGCTCGATCACCTTCTTGTACTCCACGAGTCCGGGCGAGGGGGTGCGGTCGGGGAAGAGGAGCCCGTCGCACACGAAGTTGCCGTCGTGCAGCTCCTCGCCGAAGTCACCGCCGTACGCGTACCCGTACCGCCCGTGTGCGAGGCCGTGGTCGATCCACTCCCAGACGAACCCGCCCTGGAGCCGGTCGTGCGTCTCGAACAGGCGCTGGTACTCGGAGAGTCCGCCGGGTCCGTTGCCCATCGCGTGCGCGTACTCGCACAGGATGAAGGGGAGTGCGCGGCGCGCCTCGGGGCCCTCGTCCTCGTACCGGCCGATGCGTTCGACCTCGGCGTGGTCCGCGTACATCCGTGAGTAGACGTCGGTGTCGGCGCACGACGGATCGCCCTCGTAGTGCAGCGGGCGGGACGGGTCGCGGTCGCGGATCAGGCCGGCCATCGCGCTCAGGCCCGCGCCCGTGCCGCACTCGTTGCCGAGCGACCAGATGATCACCGACGCGTGGTTCTTGTCGCGCTCCACCATGCGGGCCGCCCGGTCGAGGAGCGCCGGGGTCCAGCGCTCGTCGTCCACCGGATTGCGCCGCCACCGCTCGTGGGTGAAGCCGTGCGTCTCCAGGTCGCACTCGTCGATCACCCACAGGCCGAACTCGTCGCACAGGTCGAGGAAGGCGGGGTGGGGCGGGTAGTGGGAGGTCCGCACGGCGTTGATGTTGTGCCGCTTCATGAGGAGGACGTCGTGGCGCATCGTCTCCTCGTCCACGGCGCGGCCGCGCTCCGGGTGGAACTCGTGCCGGTTGACGCCGCGGAAGAGGATCCGCCTCCCGTTGACCTTGAGGACGCCGTCCTCCACGGCGACGGTACGGAATCCGGCGCGGAAGGGGATGATCTCCCCGCCCGGCGTGGCCAGTTCACCGGCGTACAGGCGCGGCGTCTCGGCCGTCCACGGCTCCACCGGCAGCGTCACCGGCTCACCCGCCCCGACCTCCACGCCGAGTTCGGGCACGGTCACACGCCCTCCCGCGCTCGCCTCGACCCGCAGCGTGCCCTTCCCGGTGCGGTGGTCGTACGCGGTGTGGACGAAGAAGTCGGCGTCCGCGCCGTCGGGCCGGTGCAGCAGCGTGACCCCACGGAAGATGCCGGGCAGCCACCACTGGTCCTGGTCCTCCAGGTACGAGCCGGACGACCATTGATGGACGCGTACGGCCAGGACGTTGCCCTCCGCGCGCAGCAGCCCCTCGACCGCGAACTCGTGCGGCAGTCGCGAGCCCTTGAACTCGCCGAGCTCCTCGCCGTTCAGCCAGACCCGCGCACATGACTCGACCCCCTCGAAGCGCAGCACGGCCGCCCCCGACGCGGGCCAGTCGTCCGGCAGGTCGAAGACGCGCAGATGGTCACCGGTCGGGTTCTCGGTCGGGACACGCGGCGGGTCGACGGGGAACGGGTAGACGGTGTTCGTGTACGCCGGTGACCCGTGGGCCCCCTCGCCCTGGAGCACCCAGTGCCCCGGCACCGTCACATCCGTCCAGGCGGACGCGTCGTGGCCGGGTAGCGCGAAGGACTCGTCGTGCGCGTCGACCGTCGCCGAGAGGCGGAAGCGCCACGGGCCGTCCAGGGAAAGGAACTTGGCGTCGGAGGCGGCGTACCAGGAGCGCGGCGCGACACCGCCGGTCCCGGGGGACACCTGCTCGTAGTAGGGGAGTGCGGAGTCCTCAGGGAGGGACACCTCGGGGAGGGACATCGTTCTCCTTGGCGGTCAGGTCGTGTGCGGGGTGAGGGTGGTGCCGGTCAGGCCCGGCGACGACAGCACGCCTTCCAGGGCGAAGGTCGCCGCGCCCAGGCTCACGGAGTCGGTCGGTATCGGGGACAGGACGATCTCGGTGGCCGCGAACGGGCTGCCCAGCGCGTTCCGCGCGACGGCCTCGCGCACTTCGGTCAGCAGGGGCGTACCGAGCGCGGCCGCCACCCAGCTGCCGAGCACGATCACTTCGGGGTTGAGCAGGTTCACCAGGTCCGCGACGGCGGCGCCGAGATGGCGGGCGGTCTCCCGGACGACCCGCAGCGCCAGCGGGTCGCCGTCGGCGGCCGCGCGGCCGAGCGCGCCGATCGTGGTGGTCTGGTCCTCGTCGGTCAACAGCGCACTGTCCGGGGCGAGTTCACGCAGGGTCCGCATGATGGCGGGCGCGCCCACGTACGTCTCCACGCACCCGGCGCCGCCGCAGCGGCATGGCCGCCCGTCGAGCACGAGCGTGGTGTGACCCCACTCGCCGGCGCTGTTCGTGACGCCGCGGTGCAGGGTGCCGCCGAGCGCGAGGCCCGCGCCGACGCCCGTACCGAGGTTGATCACTACGGCGTCGTCGCGGCCGCGCGCGGCACCGAACCACAGCTCCGCGACCGTCGCCGCCCGCAGCGGGTTGTCGAGGTGGACCGGGTAGGGGAGCCGCTTGCCGAGCAGCGCGGCCAGCGGCACGTCGTGCCAGCCCCAGTTCGACGCGCGGACCGCGACGCCGCGCTCGCGGTCGACCTGCCCCGGCATCGTGACGCCCACCCCGAGCACCCGCGGCGGGCGGCGCGCGTCCGCGGCGGCGACCACGGCCCCCACCGCCGCCGCGATCCGGCCGACGACGTCCTCCGGGGCGGACTCGCCGGGCCGCAGTTCCTGTTCGGCGCGCGCCACGACACCCAGCGCGAGATCGAAGAGCTCCACGTGTACGTACGTCTCCGCCACGTCGACGCCGACGAGCGCGCCGCCCGCCGCGTCCACCGCCACCAGCGAGCGCGGACGCCCGCCCGCGGACTCCTCGAAGCCGACCTCGACGAGCAGGCCGAGCGCGGTGAGCTCCCCCACGAGCGTGGCGACCGTCGCCTGGCTGAGCCCGGTCGCCTCCGCCAACTCGCCCCGGGAAGCGGGGGACTTGGCGATGAGGTGGCGCAGCACCGCGTACCGGTTCGCCGTCCTGATGTCGCGGGATGTGCGCTTCACCGTGTCCCCTCCCTGCGGCCCTCGCGGCCCGCTTCGACGCTACGGCCGCCCGCTCTCTTTCGACAAGGGGTTTGAAAAGGGGTTGTCAAAAGTCCCCGCCCGCGAGGAGGTGATCACCACGGAGTAGCGTCCGACCGCATGACCCAGACCGAGAACGCGACAACGCTGTCGCGCACGCTCCCGCAGACCGACCGCACCCGCCACAGCAGGCTCCGCGAGCAGGGCAGCCTCGAACGCTCCGACCTCGAGGCGATCCTCGACGCGGGGTTCGTCTGCCACCTCGGCGTCCTCGTCGACGGCCGCCCTGTCGTCGTCCCCACCGTCTACGGCCGCGACGACACCCGGCTCTACCTGCACGGATCGGTGGCCAGCCGCAGCCTGGCCGCCGAACCCGACGCGCCGATATGCGTGACCGTCACCCACGTCGACGGCCTGGTCCTCGCCCGCTCCGTCTTCGAGCACGGCGTGAACTACCGCAGCGCGATGATCCACGGCGTACCGCGCACGGTCACCGACCCCGACGAGAAACTCGCGGGCCTGCGCCGCCTCACCGAGCACGCCACCCCCGGCCAGTGGACCTACGCCCGCCGGCCCAGCCGCAAGGAACTGGCCGCCACCACCCTCCTGGTGCTGCCCCTCGACGAGGCCTCCGTCAAGATCCGTTCGGGCGCACCCGACGACGGCGACGGGCCCGACGCCGCCCTCGGCCT
This window contains:
- a CDS encoding glycoside hydrolase family 2 TIM barrel-domain containing protein is translated as MSLPEVSLPEDSALPYYEQVSPGTGGVAPRSWYAASDAKFLSLDGPWRFRLSATVDAHDESFALPGHDASAWTDVTVPGHWVLQGEGAHGSPAYTNTVYPFPVDPPRVPTENPTGDHLRVFDLPDDWPASGAAVLRFEGVESCARVWLNGEELGEFKGSRLPHEFAVEGLLRAEGNVLAVRVHQWSSGSYLEDQDQWWLPGIFRGVTLLHRPDGADADFFVHTAYDHRTGKGTLRVEASAGGRVTVPELGVEVGAGEPVTLPVEPWTAETPRLYAGELATPGGEIIPFRAGFRTVAVEDGVLKVNGRRILFRGVNRHEFHPERGRAVDEETMRHDVLLMKRHNINAVRTSHYPPHPAFLDLCDEFGLWVIDECDLETHGFTHERWRRNPVDDERWTPALLDRAARMVERDKNHASVIIWSLGNECGTGAGLSAMAGLIRDRDPSRPLHYEGDPSCADTDVYSRMYADHAEVERIGRYEDEGPEARRALPFILCEYAHAMGNGPGGLSEYQRLFETHDRLQGGFVWEWIDHGLAHGRYGYAYGGDFGEELHDGNFVCDGLLFPDRTPSPGLVEYKKVIEPVLIEGDGTAGTVRVTNRHDFADLAALTFTWSYEVNGAPVESGPLPVPALAPGESADVKLPAPPDAARGAETQWTVRAALADDTAWADRGHVVAWGQLPVSGRQSVVPAGGVSPVRDAEVITLGPAVFDARTGELRSVGRVPVTGVRLDVWRAPTDNDNGADWQADRRFSLLWRAAGLHRMRHRLDQVTLESGALTVQTRVAPAAGQFALGTEYRWTADEAGRLTLTVSVTPEGDWTVPLPRLGVRLGLPSSATQARWFGGGPGEAYPDTRAASRLGLWEASVDELQTPYVRPQENGARADVRRAEIGGLRIDGEPEFWFTARRWTSEHLDAAGHRTDLVPGDMVWVNLDHAQHGIGSQSCGPGPLPQYVHEVAPATFAFTFSAAG
- a CDS encoding ROK family transcriptional regulator is translated as MKRTSRDIRTANRYAVLRHLIAKSPASRGELAEATGLSQATVATLVGELTALGLLVEVGFEESAGGRPRSLVAVDAAGGALVGVDVAETYVHVELFDLALGVVARAEQELRPGESAPEDVVGRIAAAVGAVVAAADARRPPRVLGVGVTMPGQVDRERGVAVRASNWGWHDVPLAALLGKRLPYPVHLDNPLRAATVAELWFGAARGRDDAVVINLGTGVGAGLALGGTLHRGVTNSAGEWGHTTLVLDGRPCRCGGAGCVETYVGAPAIMRTLRELAPDSALLTDEDQTTTIGALGRAAADGDPLALRVVRETARHLGAAVADLVNLLNPEVIVLGSWVAAALGTPLLTEVREAVARNALGSPFAATEIVLSPIPTDSVSLGAATFALEGVLSSPGLTGTTLTPHTT
- a CDS encoding pyridoxamine 5'-phosphate oxidase family protein, whose product is MTQTENATTLSRTLPQTDRTRHSRLREQGSLERSDLEAILDAGFVCHLGVLVDGRPVVVPTVYGRDDTRLYLHGSVASRSLAAEPDAPICVTVTHVDGLVLARSVFEHGVNYRSAMIHGVPRTVTDPDEKLAGLRRLTEHATPGQWTYARRPSRKELAATTLLVLPLDEASVKIRSGAPDDGDGPDAALGLWAGTLPLTSRWGAPTADPLLPPGITAPAHIVARAGTRQG